The Prevotella melaninogenica genome window below encodes:
- the tssD gene encoding type VI secretion system tube protein TssD gives MPATAQLTLNGHHYDIELLNQSFYLSTGWNGHPRNTLPGDGQLCIQMNTPADNFILELMMKTEETPLAEGQLEIYDAKSDMPVRQIKFSKAYITEFRETFNLLDDDRMTTYVKISPMEMTINKRIKIERRLFWLWSKALQEPMKMAEVVADTDVHLNDAYWIKPDGEKCREFPIGEVVKLYLVLGNYNVGQTVQFDFEEETDEGVYHASCSGETNDNGMIIIEDFEFKRKE, from the coding sequence ATGCCTGCAACAGCGCAACTAACACTTAACGGTCATCATTATGACATTGAACTGCTCAACCAGAGTTTTTACCTATCCACAGGCTGGAATGGTCACCCCAGAAATACCTTGCCTGGTGACGGACAGCTGTGTATACAGATGAATACGCCTGCTGACAACTTCATTCTGGAATTGATGATGAAGACTGAAGAGACTCCCCTTGCTGAGGGACAATTAGAAATATATGATGCAAAGAGCGATATGCCTGTTCGCCAGATTAAGTTTAGTAAAGCGTACATCACAGAATTTCGAGAGACGTTCAACCTACTCGATGATGACAGGATGACTACTTACGTGAAAATATCTCCGATGGAGATGACAATCAACAAAAGAATCAAGATTGAGAGGAGACTATTCTGGCTTTGGTCTAAGGCTTTACAGGAACCTATGAAGATGGCAGAAGTAGTAGCCGATACAGATGTGCACCTCAACGATGCCTACTGGATAAAACCAGATGGGGAGAAATGCAGAGAGTTTCCTATTGGAGAAGTTGTAAAACTCTATTTAGTTCTTGGTAATTACAACGTAGGGCAAACTGTCCAGTTCGACTTTGAGGAAGAGACCGACGAAGGGGTATACCATGCCTCATGTTCGGGAGAAACTAATGACAATGGGATGATTATTATAGAGGATTTTGAATTTAAAAGGAAAGAATAA
- the glgP gene encoding alpha-glucan family phosphorylase, translated as MKIKSDYSNEPQWKEVTVKSTLPKELACLDELAHNMWWAWNYEARNMFKALDEELYEEVGHNPVQLLERLSYDRKEAIVKDKKLMKQVSDVYKKFRTYIDVKPNKKRASVAYFCMEFGLNQALKIYSGGLGILAGDYIKEASDSNVDFCAVGFLYRFGYFTQSLSMDGQQIAKYDAQNFNSLPIERELDENGNQVVVDVPYRNYMVHALVWRVNVGRIKLYLLDTDNDMNSEFDRPITHSLYGGDWENRLKQEILLGIGGILTLKKLGIKKDIYHCNEGHAALCNLQRLCDYIESGLTFNQAMELVRASSLYTVHTPVPAGHDYFDEELFGKYMGDYPAKLGISWDEFIGMGRTNPDDHSERFCMSTFACNTCQEVNGVSKLHGWVSQKMFAPLWKGYFPEENAVGYVTNGVHLPTWTATEWRKVYDKYFDESFMSDQSNESIWHAIYNVPDSEIWETRMALKQKLIKYIRDKFTKQWLRNQGDPAKVVSILERINPNALMIGFCRRFATYKRAHLLFTDLERLEKIVNNPERPVLFFFSGKAHPADGAGQGLIKRIFEISRMPQFLGKIIFLEDYDMQLARRLVSGVDIWMNTPTRPLEASGTSGEKAEMNGVVNLSVLDGWWVEGYREGAGWALPEKRTYQNQGYQDQLDAATIYGLLENEIAPLYFNKNQDGYSEDWVKVVKNSIATIAPHYTMKRQLDDYYDKFYESQAKRSHKLEANDNKLAKEIALWKESVAERWDSIYVVSKDEDALQDISTGHKIKVTYVIDEQGLNNAVGLELVFLKNAPVDDVNIHKVIPFKMVKTEGNHYTFEATFDATEAGAYKYAVRMCPKNDLLPHRQDFAYVKWIG; from the coding sequence ATGAAAATTAAATCAGATTATTCCAACGAACCTCAGTGGAAAGAGGTAACTGTAAAGTCAACTCTGCCAAAGGAACTGGCATGTCTTGATGAGCTTGCTCACAATATGTGGTGGGCATGGAATTACGAAGCACGCAACATGTTCAAAGCTCTTGATGAGGAACTCTATGAAGAGGTTGGACATAATCCTGTCCAGCTCCTTGAGCGTCTTAGCTATGACCGTAAGGAAGCTATTGTAAAGGACAAAAAGCTGATGAAGCAGGTGAGTGATGTCTATAAGAAGTTCCGTACTTATATTGACGTTAAGCCTAATAAGAAACGTGCTTCTGTTGCTTACTTCTGTATGGAGTTTGGTCTTAACCAGGCTTTGAAGATTTATTCTGGTGGTCTTGGTATCTTGGCAGGTGACTACATTAAGGAGGCTTCTGACTCTAACGTAGACTTCTGTGCTGTAGGTTTCCTCTATCGCTTTGGCTACTTCACACAGAGTCTTTCTATGGATGGCCAGCAGATTGCTAAGTATGATGCACAAAACTTCAACTCTCTTCCTATTGAGCGTGAGCTCGATGAGAACGGCAATCAGGTTGTTGTTGATGTACCTTACCGCAACTATATGGTACACGCACTTGTATGGCGTGTAAACGTTGGACGTATTAAGCTTTACTTGCTCGATACAGACAACGATATGAACTCTGAGTTCGACCGTCCTATCACTCACTCTCTCTATGGTGGTGACTGGGAGAACCGTTTGAAGCAAGAGATTCTGCTCGGTATCGGTGGTATTCTTACTTTGAAGAAATTGGGTATCAAGAAGGATATCTATCACTGCAATGAAGGTCATGCAGCACTTTGCAACCTCCAGCGTCTTTGCGACTACATTGAGAGTGGCTTGACATTTAATCAAGCTATGGAGCTTGTACGTGCCTCATCACTTTATACCGTTCATACTCCTGTACCAGCAGGTCACGACTACTTCGACGAGGAACTCTTCGGCAAGTATATGGGTGATTATCCTGCTAAACTTGGTATCTCGTGGGATGAGTTCATCGGTATGGGGCGTACCAATCCTGATGATCACAGCGAGCGTTTCTGTATGAGTACCTTCGCTTGTAACACCTGTCAGGAGGTCAATGGTGTGTCAAAGCTTCACGGTTGGGTAAGTCAGAAGATGTTTGCTCCATTGTGGAAGGGTTACTTCCCAGAGGAGAATGCTGTAGGTTATGTAACCAATGGTGTACACCTCCCAACATGGACCGCAACAGAGTGGCGTAAGGTTTACGATAAGTACTTCGATGAAAGCTTCATGAGCGACCAGAGTAACGAGTCTATCTGGCATGCAATCTATAATGTTCCTGATTCAGAAATCTGGGAGACACGTATGGCATTGAAGCAGAAACTTATCAAGTATATCCGTGATAAGTTCACCAAGCAGTGGCTCCGCAACCAGGGTGATCCAGCTAAGGTGGTTTCTATCCTTGAGCGTATCAACCCTAACGCATTGATGATTGGTTTCTGCCGTCGCTTTGCAACGTATAAGCGTGCACACTTGCTCTTCACTGACCTTGAGCGTTTGGAGAAGATTGTAAATAACCCAGAGCGTCCTGTTCTGTTCTTCTTCTCAGGTAAGGCTCACCCAGCTGATGGTGCAGGACAGGGACTTATCAAGCGTATCTTTGAGATTTCACGTATGCCACAGTTCCTCGGTAAGATTATCTTCCTTGAGGATTACGATATGCAGTTGGCTCGTCGTCTCGTTTCTGGTGTTGATATCTGGATGAATACACCAACTCGTCCACTCGAGGCAAGTGGTACATCTGGTGAGAAGGCAGAAATGAACGGTGTTGTTAACCTCTCAGTACTTGATGGCTGGTGGGTTGAAGGCTACCGCGAGGGAGCTGGATGGGCATTGCCAGAGAAGCGTACCTATCAGAATCAGGGCTATCAGGACCAACTTGATGCAGCTACAATCTATGGTCTTCTCGAGAATGAGATTGCTCCTCTTTACTTCAATAAGAATCAAGATGGCTACTCAGAGGATTGGGTTAAGGTTGTAAAGAACTCTATTGCAACTATCGCTCCTCACTATACAATGAAGCGTCAGCTTGATGACTACTATGACAAGTTCTATGAGAGTCAGGCTAAGCGTTCTCATAAGCTCGAGGCTAATGACAATAAACTTGCTAAGGAGATTGCTCTTTGGAAGGAGTCTGTAGCAGAGCGTTGGGACAGCATCTATGTTGTTTCTAAGGACGAGGATGCACTGCAGGACATTTCTACAGGTCATAAGATTAAGGTTACTTACGTTATCGACGAGCAGGGCTTGAACAATGCTGTAGGTCTTGAGCTTGTATTCTTGAAGAATGCACCAGTTGATGACGTTAACATCCACAAGGTAATCCCATTCAAGATGGTGAAGACTGAGGGTAATCACTATACTTTTGAGGCTACTTTCGATGCAACAGAAGCAGGTGCTTACAAGTACGCTGTCCGTATGTGTCCTAAGAACGATCTCCTGCCACACCGTCAGGACTTCGCTTACGTGAAGTGGATTGGATAA
- a CDS encoding glycogen/starch synthase, whose translation MLFPDYIFETSWEVCNKVGGIYTVLSTRAKTLQEKIKDHVIFLGPDCWQETPSPYFKEDKKLFAEWQQKAASEGLSVKVGRWDIPGEPIAMLVDFQSCFDHKEEFYGKLWEYYRVDSLHAYGDYDESAMFAYATALVVESFYRFYLSEKDKVVFHANEWQTGFSALVLQHRLPQIASIFTTHATGIGRSIAGNNKPLYEYLWAYNGDQMASELNMESKHSIEKQTAYYVDCFTTVSDITATECKELLDKPVDLVLPNGFENDFVPKGTTFTKKRKAARKRLLDVANALTGDDIQDDALIVSTSGRYEFRNKGIDVFIESMNRLRYDENLKKQVVAFIEVPGWVAGPRQDLVERLNSGKQFDTPLEKPVLTHWLHNMDHDNVLNMLSSLGINNAKGDKVKVILLPCYLTGDDGIMNMSYYDLVLGNDLCVYPSYYEPWGYTPLESIAFKVPCITTDLAGFGLWANTEKGKYSEIEDGVKVLHRTDYNYSEVADGIKDTIARYSCFTKTEVNKCRSNAEKLSRKALWSEFIIYYEQAYDIALKKAAARNK comes from the coding sequence ATGTTGTTTCCAGATTATATTTTTGAGACCAGCTGGGAAGTATGTAATAAGGTCGGAGGAATTTATACAGTACTTTCTACTCGTGCAAAGACATTACAAGAAAAGATAAAGGATCATGTTATCTTCCTTGGTCCTGACTGCTGGCAAGAGACACCGTCCCCTTACTTTAAGGAGGATAAGAAGCTATTTGCTGAATGGCAGCAGAAAGCCGCCTCTGAGGGTCTATCGGTAAAGGTAGGTCGTTGGGATATTCCTGGTGAGCCAATTGCTATGCTCGTTGATTTTCAGTCATGCTTTGATCATAAGGAAGAATTCTATGGTAAGCTTTGGGAGTATTATCGTGTTGATAGTCTTCATGCTTACGGCGATTATGATGAATCAGCAATGTTTGCTTATGCTACGGCACTTGTCGTAGAGAGTTTCTATAGATTCTATCTTAGTGAGAAAGATAAGGTTGTCTTCCATGCAAACGAATGGCAAACAGGCTTTTCCGCACTTGTATTACAGCATCGTTTGCCACAGATAGCATCTATCTTTACTACTCACGCAACGGGTATTGGGCGTAGTATAGCGGGTAATAACAAGCCCTTGTACGAATATCTCTGGGCATATAATGGTGATCAGATGGCTTCAGAGTTGAATATGGAGAGTAAGCATTCCATTGAGAAGCAGACTGCGTATTATGTTGATTGCTTCACGACTGTGAGTGACATCACTGCAACAGAATGTAAAGAGTTACTTGATAAACCAGTTGATTTGGTTCTCCCAAATGGTTTTGAGAACGACTTTGTACCAAAGGGTACAACCTTCACAAAGAAGCGCAAGGCAGCGCGTAAGCGTTTGCTTGATGTTGCCAATGCGTTGACAGGTGACGATATACAAGATGATGCGTTAATCGTATCAACCAGCGGACGATATGAGTTCCGCAATAAAGGTATTGATGTGTTCATAGAATCAATGAACCGCTTGCGTTATGATGAGAACTTGAAGAAGCAGGTTGTAGCCTTCATTGAGGTTCCAGGCTGGGTAGCGGGTCCACGTCAGGACCTTGTGGAGCGTCTCAACAGTGGTAAACAGTTTGACACACCATTGGAGAAGCCTGTACTTACGCACTGGCTCCACAATATGGACCATGACAATGTACTTAATATGCTCAGTTCTCTCGGTATAAACAATGCAAAGGGAGATAAGGTGAAGGTCATCCTCTTGCCTTGCTATCTGACAGGAGATGATGGTATTATGAATATGAGCTATTATGACCTTGTGTTGGGCAATGACCTCTGTGTCTATCCTTCATACTATGAGCCATGGGGCTATACACCATTAGAGTCAATAGCCTTTAAGGTACCTTGTATTACAACCGACCTTGCTGGTTTCGGTTTGTGGGCAAATACAGAGAAGGGAAAATATAGCGAGATAGAAGATGGTGTGAAAGTATTACATCGTACAGATTATAATTATTCAGAGGTAGCTGATGGTATTAAGGATACCATAGCCCGTTACTCTTGCTTTACGAAGACGGAGGTGAACAAGTGTCGTTCAAATGCCGAGAAGCTCTCTCGTAAGGCTCTTTGGAGTGAGTTTATCATCTATTATGAGCAGGCTTACGACATAGCATTAAAGAAAGCAGCTGCAAGAAACAAGTGA
- a CDS encoding DUF4112 domain-containing protein: MEGKNILENELNYDAHKTLGQQDGEIVLNDSYSLIDDRDSLDKGGDANRKEEVRRQRREKEIRNLKASKAYKFISTVTTLADKYFLDALLGLVPSVGDLVSSIFGLPFIYVTLFKVKSIPLTLAVIYNYLVDILLGSIPFFIGDAIDFFSKAHVKNLDLITRYVEGDKKTICQVRSKALLTTFLIIILSVIIYFVFRLLIGVTEWTWTLLIDMFKWLIGLF, translated from the coding sequence ATGGAAGGAAAGAATATATTAGAGAATGAGTTGAATTATGATGCTCATAAGACTTTAGGGCAACAAGATGGAGAGATTGTATTGAATGACTCTTACTCTCTTATTGATGATAGAGATTCTCTTGATAAGGGTGGTGATGCTAATCGTAAAGAAGAAGTTCGCCGACAAAGAAGGGAGAAAGAAATTCGAAATTTAAAAGCATCAAAGGCTTATAAGTTTATTAGTACAGTAACAACTTTAGCCGATAAATATTTCTTAGATGCACTCTTAGGTTTAGTACCATCAGTAGGAGATCTTGTTTCATCTATTTTTGGTTTGCCGTTTATATACGTTACTTTGTTTAAAGTCAAGTCAATTCCGCTTACATTGGCTGTTATCTATAACTATTTAGTAGATATATTGTTGGGAAGTATTCCTTTTTTTATTGGTGATGCTATAGATTTTTTTAGCAAAGCACACGTAAAGAACTTAGATTTAATTACACGCTATGTAGAAGGAGATAAGAAAACAATATGTCAGGTGAGGTCGAAAGCATTGCTAACAACTTTTCTTATTATCATTCTTAGTGTAATTATTTATTTTGTCTTTAGGTTATTGATAGGCGTTACGGAATGGACGTGGACTTTACTAATTGACATGTTTAAGTGGTTGATAGGACTATTCTAA
- a CDS encoding alpha/beta hydrolase, whose translation MRHKKEIVEIGEHTCILHSEENAKFFIIQPVDSNDTAELERQITYIEDNSQASFIHIAIRINKWNAELTPWPAPPVFGKVPFGDGAHSTLLYIIEQLIPTLKTQFSLELNKSNTILGGYSLAGLFSLWAGYQQNVPFRGIVSASPSAWYTGWLDYANSHQPQVEHAYLSLGDKEEKTKTKLMSTINKDILRQEQIFKDKGVNCKMEWNEGNHFQDNGVRIAKGFVWLMHQ comes from the coding sequence ATGAGACATAAAAAGGAGATTGTTGAGATTGGAGAGCACACTTGCATCCTACATAGCGAAGAAAACGCAAAGTTTTTCATTATTCAGCCTGTTGATAGTAATGATACAGCGGAGTTGGAGCGACAAATCACCTACATAGAAGACAACTCACAGGCATCTTTCATTCATATTGCCATTCGCATAAATAAATGGAATGCCGAGCTAACCCCTTGGCCTGCTCCCCCTGTATTTGGAAAGGTTCCCTTTGGTGATGGCGCTCATTCCACCTTATTATATATAATAGAACAACTTATCCCAACCTTAAAGACACAATTTTCTTTAGAACTCAATAAAAGCAATACCATCTTAGGAGGATATTCATTAGCAGGCCTTTTTAGCCTTTGGGCAGGTTACCAACAGAATGTTCCTTTCCGTGGAATTGTCTCAGCATCCCCCTCTGCATGGTATACAGGTTGGTTAGACTATGCCAACTCTCACCAGCCACAAGTAGAACATGCATATCTAAGCCTTGGCGACAAAGAAGAGAAAACAAAAACAAAATTGATGTCAACTATCAATAAAGACATCCTTCGCCAAGAACAAATATTCAAAGATAAAGGTGTCAATTGTAAGATGGAATGGAATGAAGGCAACCATTTCCAAGACAACGGAGTCAGAATTGCAAAAGGATTTGTTTGGTTGATGCACCAATAA
- a CDS encoding DUF3298 and DUF4163 domain-containing protein: MNNKNFSFLLASLLFITTMAGCKGEKASAAEKVRDSVTSPSLIADSVVKKKDVPLVVDSIGKSYSTEKVDVDLAYSFPVSGPQPLVDSLRAYLSSEMVWVGDSYSDEDVESKPYSNFADGKGMINYYAKNAYKSISKTLDEIDDPEVDWKPAISMFVMKLNETDRYVTYYSTFYTYSGGAHGMASEYGATFDKKTGVMLRNVLNPKDVKSLQPILRAGVESYFRRCVEADGEGNVESRVKTDMDELFIENGIIPLPGSGVYLSPEGVVFVYGFYEIGAYAIGMPTFTVPYKKIGKFLSPEARRLAGIK; this comes from the coding sequence ATGAATAATAAAAATTTTTCATTCCTTTTAGCATCTCTTTTGTTTATTACTACTATGGCTGGATGCAAAGGTGAGAAGGCATCAGCTGCGGAGAAAGTGAGGGACTCTGTGACTTCTCCTTCTTTGATAGCTGACTCTGTTGTAAAAAAGAAAGACGTACCATTGGTGGTTGATTCTATTGGTAAGTCTTATAGTACAGAGAAGGTTGACGTTGATCTTGCTTATTCCTTCCCTGTGTCTGGTCCTCAACCGCTGGTCGATTCTCTCCGTGCTTACCTCTCGTCTGAGATGGTATGGGTTGGAGATAGCTATAGTGATGAGGACGTAGAGTCTAAACCTTATAGCAATTTTGCAGATGGTAAGGGAATGATAAACTACTATGCTAAGAATGCTTATAAGAGTATAAGCAAAACTTTAGATGAAATTGACGACCCAGAAGTGGATTGGAAGCCAGCAATTTCTATGTTTGTAATGAAGCTAAATGAAACGGATCGTTATGTTACGTACTATTCTACTTTTTACACATATTCGGGTGGTGCGCATGGAATGGCTTCAGAATATGGGGCTACTTTCGACAAGAAGACGGGTGTTATGCTGCGGAATGTATTGAATCCGAAGGATGTTAAATCACTTCAACCTATCCTTAGAGCTGGTGTTGAAAGTTATTTTAGGAGATGTGTTGAGGCTGATGGTGAAGGTAATGTTGAAAGTCGTGTTAAGACAGATATGGACGAACTCTTTATTGAAAATGGGATTATCCCATTACCGGGGAGTGGTGTTTATCTTTCTCCAGAGGGTGTGGTGTTTGTCTATGGATTCTATGAGATTGGTGCTTATGCTATCGGAATGCCTACCTTTACTGTTCCTTATAAGAAGATAGGAAAGTTCCTTTCGCCTGAGGCAAGACGCCTTGCAGGGATTAAGTAA
- a CDS encoding Gfo/Idh/MocA family protein — protein MKISIVGTGMIATEVISLLKTEVKGIEITSIFSHSNEEKAELLAKMNHIGRIYTDYAQLLKEDKADFVYIALVNNAHYEFTRMALEAGRNVIVEKPFTLTVAEAEEIAAMARERKLYLFEAISPLHTPNFRMVKDSLKKIGPIHFVQCNFSQYSSKFERYLQGDIAPAFNPELGGGALNDLNVYNINIVIGLFGQPTATQYFANRGHNGIDTSGVMVLSYPTMTATCTAAKDSSSPSFILIQGEKGWIHIPTPANEFGSVEMMKQGKLTSYRRNAYESRLAHEFIDFKDVWEKKDYKQMEAWLDRSVEVMRVLR, from the coding sequence ATGAAGATTAGTATTGTAGGGACAGGGATGATAGCTACAGAAGTTATCTCACTGCTCAAGACAGAAGTCAAAGGGATAGAAATCACCAGTATATTCTCACATAGCAATGAGGAAAAAGCAGAACTTCTTGCGAAGATGAATCATATTGGACGTATATATACCGACTATGCTCAATTGCTAAAAGAAGACAAAGCTGACTTCGTTTATATCGCTTTAGTCAACAATGCCCATTACGAATTTACGCGTATGGCATTAGAGGCTGGTAGGAATGTAATTGTAGAAAAGCCTTTCACTCTCACGGTTGCCGAAGCAGAAGAGATTGCAGCAATGGCACGAGAAAGAAAGCTCTACCTCTTTGAAGCTATCTCTCCACTCCATACACCTAACTTCCGTATGGTCAAAGATAGCCTAAAGAAGATAGGTCCTATCCACTTTGTGCAGTGTAATTTCTCACAATATTCAAGTAAGTTCGAACGCTATTTACAGGGTGATATTGCCCCTGCATTCAACCCTGAATTAGGAGGTGGTGCACTGAACGACCTCAATGTCTACAATATCAATATTGTCATCGGTCTTTTCGGACAACCTACCGCAACACAATATTTTGCCAACCGTGGTCACAATGGTATTGATACCTCAGGTGTAATGGTACTCTCCTACCCTACAATGACGGCAACCTGTACAGCTGCAAAGGACTCCAGTAGCCCATCTTTTATCCTCATACAAGGAGAAAAGGGATGGATACATATCCCAACACCAGCTAACGAGTTTGGTAGTGTGGAGATGATGAAACAAGGAAAGCTAACCAGCTATCGTCGTAACGCCTATGAAAGTCGCCTTGCCCATGAGTTTATCGACTTCAAGGATGTATGGGAGAAGAAGGATTATAAACAAATGGAGGCATGGCTGGATAGGTCAGTAGAAGTGATGAGGGTGCTAAGGTAA